One genomic window of Arachis stenosperma cultivar V10309 chromosome 10, arast.V10309.gnm1.PFL2, whole genome shotgun sequence includes the following:
- the LOC130956939 gene encoding uncharacterized protein LOC130956939, producing the protein MLDDQIKQLYLMDIDKILHSYGKILKDYPPMPLATEVDSSLLIERVIREELNFNRDELKKNASDILAIATPDQKYAFDKIITGDNMDGESEIYLPEDIVISSSDQVFNELVHFSYPNILENMSSKDFFKARTILAPTLDIVEEVNNYLMAIIPGGKKLYLSSDSICMDEGNTKSQLDLYGPKLLNSINCSGLPPHKLILKVGVPVMLLRNIDQSSGLCNGTRLQVKKIGNHVIECEVLTGNNVGHIVLIPRMNMVPTNEIVLVRFQRRQFPIIVSFVMTINKSQGQTLSHIKLYLPKPVFTHGQLYVTLSRVKSKRGLKVLLINYVGMSANSTFNDIYREVFEKIGF; encoded by the exons ATGTTAGATGATCAGATTAAGCAGTTATACTTAATGGATATAGACAAGATCTTACATTCCTACGGTAAAATCTTGAAAGACTATCCTCCTATGCCTTTAGCAACTGAAGTTGATAGTTCTTTGTTAATCGAAAGGGTTATCAGGGAAGAGCTAAACTTTAACAGGGATGAGTTAAAGAAAAATGCCTCAGACATATTAGCCATCGCAACACCTGATCAGAAATATGCGTTCGATAAAATTATTACAG GTGACAATATGGATGGTGAATCTGAGATATATCTTCCAGAAGATATTGTTATTTCTTCTTCAGACCAAGTATTTAATGAGTTGGTTCATTTTTCTTATCCAAATATTTTGGAAAACATGTCTTCAAAGGATTTTTTCAAAGCAAGAACTATACTGGCTCCCACATTGGACATTGTTGAAGAGGTCAACAACTATCTGATGGCTATCATTCCTGGAGGGAAAAAATTATATCTTAGTTCGGATTCAATTTGTATGGATGAAGGGAATACGAAGAGTCAACTAGATCTCTATGGTCCTAAATTACTAAATAGCATAAATTGCTCTGGTTTGCCTCCACATAAATTAATACTCAAGGTTGGTGTTCCGGTGATGTTACTAAGGAATATTGACCAATCCAGTGGTCTTTGTAATGGTACAAGGCTACAAGTTAAGAAGATTGGAAATCATGTCATAGAATGTGAAGTCTTAACGGGTAACAATGTTGGTCATATTGTTTTGATTCCAAGAATGAATATGGTACCAACAAATGAAATCGTCCTAGTTAGATTTCAACGAAGACAGTTTCCCATAATAGTATCATTTGTCATGACAATTAATAAGTCTCAGGGACAAACTTTATCCCATATTAAATTGTACTTGCCCAAACCAGTTTTTACACATGGCCAACTATATGTGACACTTTCAAGAGTTAAGAGCAAGAGAGGTTTAAAAGTTTTACTTATAAATTACGTAGGAATGTCTGCAAATTCAACCTTCAATGATATTTATAGAGAAGTCTTTGAAAAAATAGGATTCTAa